One segment of Zetaproteobacteria bacterium DNA contains the following:
- a CDS encoding DUF1538 domain-containing protein, which produces MTSVMFHRVLLETLRDVAPILLLLVGFQLFVLRRPIIHRWRVIRGFLYVLIGLTLFLLGLEQAIFPLGALMAEQLTADIDPATAGAWGRMGRVYLFAFAIGLATTLAEPALVAVSMRAERVSGGTISAFGLRLAVASGVAVGVAIGCFRIVSGTPLWIYMLSAYALVMLLTVRTPHAIIPLAYDLGGVTTSTVTVPLLAALGIGLAESIPGRSPLIDGFGLVAFASIFPIITVLLYAIVGRRMR; this is translated from the coding sequence ATGACCTCCGTCATGTTCCATCGGGTACTGCTGGAGACGCTGCGCGACGTCGCGCCGATCCTGCTGCTGCTGGTCGGCTTCCAGCTCTTCGTCCTGCGCCGGCCGATCATCCATCGGTGGCGTGTGATCCGCGGCTTCCTCTACGTCCTGATCGGCCTGACCCTCTTTCTGCTCGGGCTGGAGCAGGCCATCTTCCCGCTCGGGGCGTTGATGGCCGAACAACTGACCGCCGATATCGACCCCGCCACCGCCGGAGCATGGGGCCGCATGGGCCGGGTCTATCTGTTCGCCTTCGCCATCGGGCTGGCCACCACGCTGGCCGAACCGGCACTGGTCGCCGTCTCCATGCGGGCGGAGCGGGTTTCGGGTGGGACGATCTCCGCCTTCGGGCTGCGCCTGGCGGTGGCCTCGGGCGTCGCCGTCGGGGTCGCCATCGGCTGTTTCCGCATCGTCAGCGGTACCCCGTTGTGGATCTACATGCTCAGCGCCTATGCATTGGTGATGCTCCTCACCGTACGCACGCCGCACGCCATCATCCCGCTGGCCTACGACCTCGGCGGTGTCACCACCTCCACCGTCACCGTGCCGCTGCTCGCCGCGCTCGGCATCGGCCTGGCCGAATCGATCCCCGGCCGAAGCCCGCTGATCGACGGCTTCGGCCTGGTGGCGTTTGCCAGCATCTTTCCGATCATTACCGTTCTGCTCTACGCCATCGTCGGCCGCCGGATGCGGTAA
- a CDS encoding OmpA family protein, with the protein MRRGSRHHRSALLIVLPGALLLASCATTQPQTKAQQGGLTGAAIGAIAGSIIGYQGDHSGGALRGALAGAAIGGALGAGVGAYMDKQQAEFERRLAEERRAHRIEVERLRNENLKITMNSEVSFDFDSAELKPAFRATLDKVADILARYPRTTIRITGHTDNIGSAAYNLELSRRRAESVAWYLEDHGVDRRRIHTEGRGESQPRADNRTEAGRQLNRRVEILIAPDDSFRKG; encoded by the coding sequence ATGAGACGAGGATCCCGCCATCACCGCAGCGCCCTGCTGATCGTACTGCCGGGTGCACTGCTGCTGGCATCCTGCGCCACCACCCAGCCACAAACCAAGGCGCAACAGGGAGGGCTCACCGGTGCGGCCATCGGCGCCATCGCCGGCAGCATCATCGGCTATCAGGGCGACCACTCGGGCGGCGCGCTGCGCGGCGCACTGGCAGGCGCGGCCATCGGCGGCGCGCTGGGGGCGGGGGTCGGCGCCTACATGGACAAACAGCAGGCGGAGTTCGAACGGCGCCTGGCCGAGGAGCGGCGGGCACACCGCATCGAGGTGGAGCGGCTGCGCAACGAAAACCTGAAGATCACCATGAACAGCGAAGTCTCCTTCGACTTCGACTCGGCCGAGCTCAAGCCCGCCTTCCGCGCCACGCTCGACAAGGTGGCCGACATCCTCGCCCGCTACCCCCGCACCACCATCCGCATCACCGGCCACACCGACAACATCGGTTCTGCGGCCTACAACCTCGAGCTCTCACGCCGTCGGGCCGAGAGCGTCGCCTGGTACCTGGAGGACCACGGCGTCGATCGGCGGCGCATCCACACCGAGGGGCGGGGCGAATCGCAGCCGCGTGCCGACAACCGCACCGAAGCCGGCCGCCAGCTCAACCGACGCGTCGAGATCCTCATCGCCCCCGACGACTCCTTCCGCAAGGGTTGA